From the Sanguibacter sp. HDW7 genome, the window GGCATCCCCCCATCGTAGGACTCGCGCCCCGCGCGGGCCGCCACGTCCCGCCGCTCCTTGACCGCGTCGGATATCCTTGCTCCGTACATCGGATGCCCGGTCGTCTCGACACCTTGTGAACCATGACGACTCCCGGCCGCACCGCCCGCTCCGGCGGAGGCGTGCAGCCGGCAGAACTGCGCGATCGGCTTCCGGCCACATCCGGCGCGGACGCGCCGGCCGCCGAGAGCGTCTCGCCGCGGACGCGGGCCCAGCCCGCCACCGTGCCGCGTGGACCCCCGCCGGTGAGCGCCGTCCGCACCTCGCACATAGAACGAGGCACCGTGACCACCGAGTCCACCACCGAGCCCGCGGCCGTAGCCGCGAGCGTCCAGTCCGCCGCCGAGGTCACCTTCGGCGACTTCGGCGTCCGCCCCGAGATCGTCGCGGCGCTCGCCGACGCGGGCATCACCCACCCCTTCCCCATCCAGGCGATGACGCTGCCCGTGGCCATGCAGGGCCACGACATCATCGGCCAGGCCAAGACCGGCACGGGCAAGACCCTCGGCTTCGGCGTCCCGCTGCTCCACCGCGTCGTCGCCCCGGGCGAGGAGGGCTACGACACCCTCCCGTTCGCGGGCAAGCCGCAGGCGCTCGTCGTCCTGCCGACGCGCGAGCTCGCCGTCCAGGTCGCCAACGACCTCGCGACCGCGTCGCGCAAGCGTGACGTCCGCATCGTGCAGGTCTACGGCGGTCGCGCGTACGAGCCGCAGATCGAGGCGCTCAACAGCGGCGTCGACGTCGTCGTCGGCACGCCGGGCCGCATGATCGACCTCCTCAAGCAGGGTCACCTCGTGCTCTCGCACGTCAAGTGCGTCGTGCTCGACGAGGCCGACGAGATGCTCGACCTCGGCTTCCTGCCCGACGTCGAGACGCTCCTCTCGCGCACCCCCGCCACCCGCCACACGATGCTCTTCTCGGCGACCATGCCGGGCGCCGTCGTCGCGATGGCCCGCCGCTACATGTCGCAGCCGACGCACATCCGCGCGGCCGACCCGGACGACGAGGGCCTCACGAAGAAGGACATCAAGCAGGTCGTCTACCGGGCGCACGCGCTCGACAAGGTCGAGGTCCTCGCGCGCATCCTCCAGTCCGAGGGCCGCGGCCGCACGATCGTCTTCGCGCGCACCAAGCGCACCGCCGCCAAGGTTGCCGACGAGCTCGTCGAGCGCGGCTTCGCGGCCGGCTCGCTCCACGGCGACCTTGGTCAGGGAGCGCGCGAGCAGGCCCTGCGGGCCTTCCGCAACAACAAGGTCGACGTGCTCGTCGCGACCGACGTCGCCGCGCGCGGCATCGACGTCGACGACGTCACGCACGTCGTCAACTACCAGTGCCCCGAGGACGAGAAGACGTACCTCCACCGCACCGGCCGCACGGGCCGCGCGGGCAACAAGGGCACCGCGGTGACGTTCGTCGACTGGGACGACGTGCCCCGCTGGTCGCTCATCGACAAGGCCCTCGGCCTCGGCGTGCCCGAGCCCGTCGAGACCTACTCGTCGAGCCCGCACCTCTACGCGGACCTCAACATCCCCGAGGGCACGAAGGGCCGCCTGCCGAAGTCGAAGCAGGTGCTCGAGGGTCTTTCGGGCGAGGTGCTCGAGGACCTCGGCGAGACCGGCAAGCGCGGCGGGAAGCCTGCGGGCTCGGGCCGTGACGAGCGTCGCGACGGTGGCCGTGGCGAGCGTCGTGACGGCGGTCGCGGTCGCGCTGAGGGCCGTGGTGGCGAGCGTCGTGATGGCGGTCGCGGTCGCGGAGAGGGCCGTCCGGAGCGTTCTGCGGCTGACGGTGCGGATGCTGGTGCGAACCGTGCGTCCGACGAGAACCGTGCCCCGCGCGAGGGCGGCGAGAAGTCCGAGGGTGGTCAGCGTCGCCGGTCGCGCGGCGGGCGTCGTCGCACGCGCGGCGGCTCGCCCGTCGAGGGCCAGGCGCCTGCGGCCGAGGCCTGAGCCTCAGCTACATCGATGACGGAGGCCCCGTCACGCTCGCGTCGTCGAGCGTGACGGGGCCTCCGTCGTCCCCAGCGCGCCCAGTGTCTCGATAGCCGATCCATGCACCACACACGTACAGATCCGCTATCGAACCTCCG encodes:
- a CDS encoding DEAD/DEAH box helicase produces the protein MTTESTTEPAAVAASVQSAAEVTFGDFGVRPEIVAALADAGITHPFPIQAMTLPVAMQGHDIIGQAKTGTGKTLGFGVPLLHRVVAPGEEGYDTLPFAGKPQALVVLPTRELAVQVANDLATASRKRDVRIVQVYGGRAYEPQIEALNSGVDVVVGTPGRMIDLLKQGHLVLSHVKCVVLDEADEMLDLGFLPDVETLLSRTPATRHTMLFSATMPGAVVAMARRYMSQPTHIRAADPDDEGLTKKDIKQVVYRAHALDKVEVLARILQSEGRGRTIVFARTKRTAAKVADELVERGFAAGSLHGDLGQGAREQALRAFRNNKVDVLVATDVAARGIDVDDVTHVVNYQCPEDEKTYLHRTGRTGRAGNKGTAVTFVDWDDVPRWSLIDKALGLGVPEPVETYSSSPHLYADLNIPEGTKGRLPKSKQVLEGLSGEVLEDLGETGKRGGKPAGSGRDERRDGGRGERRDGGRGRAEGRGGERRDGGRGRGEGRPERSAADGADAGANRASDENRAPREGGEKSEGGQRRRSRGGRRRTRGGSPVEGQAPAAEA